Proteins encoded in a region of the Bacteroidota bacterium genome:
- a CDS encoding T9SS type A sorting domain-containing protein gives MKKLLVAMVLVIPVTVWAQPAGRMVVEHTWVHDGNGNLICQENHRHESFMKIQADEAVTSQLRFVEESFGSKSGGLDIILRATAQLDQFPDAKTAFVNAAEALEAIILTPAVVVIDVDYGPTRFGSAWSSSLVIGSTSSAISLATSGINGGGSAVSSIQFADSLYSRNPGFADLYFSIPNPIEAETGTVEEIYGTRPNLQALGFYSLQTSPNITYGQTPNIGFNSAFTFDLNPSDGITAGKTDFQGVAIHEIGHALGFVSSVGWGSAAWIAIWDIFRFRPGAVKNYEDFNAQPRVTTAGPSTVGGDHVFWEGLAEYALSTSNGNGTGGDGRQASHWMDDDLRGAVPASERKIGIMDPTVGAGEKLFISVADKRMLAVIGWDVEFGFVANPVTEASVYSDYTTPTSAVVSFITPSSLYNGKELSDWSMIVERNGTKIYENASAGPAQLTTLTDEGLITGTSYTYRFYSLHESGDTGIVISKVRVAGGSLVPSGVETLSNLNNSSAVALEFAIPTKHDDGTPLHNLRGYQVVRSPGGITVEGTLSSTDTGKTIQVIDIPPGKTARNYRYDIRILGEGSEAYASGASLVVRLGSTLATYSENMDGSSKKVIPAGGWGYSSTALSGESSLGITNLNGTVNSSAYLPYLRLSSGNSVSFQTICRITGSRGSGVVELSDDWGKTWKTQLTLTSDSYTEWASGQNVWKKQTLDLRSWANDTVLVRFRADYNSADTDFGWLIDDVELGVFTSVEGEGQQPSRLTLDQNYPNPFNPETLIRFTLPVTGQVQLTVSDILGRTLATLISETMPAGTHNAGFNAASLPSGVYFYQLRFNGQTLTRKMTVVK, from the coding sequence ATGAAAAAACTTTTAGTCGCTATGGTGCTGGTCATTCCGGTTACGGTATGGGCACAGCCGGCCGGCCGGATGGTTGTGGAACACACCTGGGTCCATGACGGAAACGGCAATCTGATCTGCCAGGAAAACCACCGTCATGAGTCGTTTATGAAAATTCAGGCCGATGAAGCGGTAACCAGCCAGTTGCGGTTTGTCGAGGAATCCTTTGGTTCTAAAAGTGGCGGATTGGATATCATCCTGAGAGCTACGGCACAACTTGATCAGTTCCCTGATGCTAAAACGGCGTTTGTCAATGCAGCCGAAGCACTCGAAGCCATCATCCTGACTCCGGCAGTGGTGGTCATTGACGTGGATTACGGACCCACCCGGTTTGGTTCGGCCTGGTCCAGTTCTTTGGTAATTGGTTCTACTTCTTCAGCCATTTCATTGGCTACGTCTGGAATCAATGGCGGTGGATCCGCAGTATCATCCATTCAGTTCGCCGACAGTCTCTATTCCCGGAATCCGGGATTTGCAGACTTGTATTTTTCGATTCCCAATCCCATCGAAGCGGAAACCGGTACTGTTGAGGAAATTTATGGTACCCGTCCCAATCTGCAGGCGTTGGGTTTTTACAGTCTTCAGACCTCACCGAACATCACTTACGGTCAGACCCCCAACATCGGCTTTAACAGTGCCTTTACCTTCGACCTGAATCCGAGTGATGGAATCACAGCCGGGAAAACCGACTTTCAGGGCGTGGCCATTCACGAAATCGGGCATGCGCTTGGTTTCGTCTCTTCGGTCGGATGGGGCTCCGCTGCATGGATTGCGATTTGGGATATCTTCCGTTTCCGTCCGGGTGCAGTAAAAAACTATGAAGATTTCAATGCACAACCCCGCGTAACCACCGCTGGTCCCTCCACCGTTGGTGGTGACCATGTGTTCTGGGAAGGTCTGGCCGAATATGCACTTTCCACCTCGAACGGAAACGGCACCGGTGGCGATGGCCGTCAGGCTTCTCACTGGATGGATGATGACCTGCGCGGAGCCGTACCTGCTTCAGAACGGAAAATCGGAATCATGGACCCGACTGTTGGTGCTGGCGAGAAGCTGTTTATCTCGGTTGCAGATAAAAGGATGCTCGCTGTGATTGGCTGGGATGTGGAATTTGGTTTTGTTGCCAATCCGGTAACCGAAGCAAGTGTCTATTCTGACTATACCACTCCTACCTCTGCGGTCGTCAGCTTTATCACTCCCTCTTCGTTGTACAATGGAAAGGAGCTGAGCGACTGGAGCATGATCGTCGAGCGGAATGGTACAAAAATTTATGAAAATGCCTCTGCAGGACCTGCACAATTAACCACCCTCACCGATGAAGGTCTGATAACCGGTACATCCTATACCTATCGCTTTTACTCACTTCATGAATCGGGTGATACTGGTATCGTCATTTCCAAAGTCCGTGTGGCAGGGGGCTCTTTGGTCCCGTCAGGAGTTGAAACGCTCAGCAATCTGAACAATTCATCGGCAGTTGCCCTTGAGTTTGCCATTCCGACGAAACATGATGATGGAACCCCGCTTCATAACCTGCGGGGATATCAGGTCGTGCGATCACCAGGCGGCATAACGGTTGAAGGAACCCTTTCATCCACCGATACCGGTAAAACCATTCAGGTGATCGATATTCCTCCCGGAAAAACGGCACGGAATTACCGGTATGACATCCGGATACTGGGAGAGGGATCCGAAGCCTATGCCAGTGGTGCCTCACTGGTGGTCCGGCTGGGAAGCACCCTTGCCACTTACAGTGAAAACATGGATGGATCTTCGAAGAAGGTCATTCCGGCTGGAGGATGGGGATATTCGTCCACAGCTCTGTCCGGAGAATCCAGTCTCGGCATTACCAATCTGAACGGAACGGTGAACAGCTCGGCGTATCTGCCTTACCTTCGCCTCAGCAGCGGAAACTCGGTTTCCTTCCAGACAATTTGCCGCATCACCGGCTCGCGTGGCAGCGGAGTGGTAGAATTGTCCGATGATTGGGGGAAAACCTGGAAAACCCAGTTAACCCTGACTTCGGATTCCTACACAGAATGGGCATCTGGACAAAACGTGTGGAAAAAACAGACCCTCGATCTCCGTTCCTGGGCCAATGACACCGTTCTGGTCCGGTTCCGTGCCGATTACAATTCTGCAGATACCGATTTCGGCTGGTTGATTGATGATGTGGAGCTGGGAGTGTTCACCTCGGTGGAAGGTGAGGGACAACAACCATCCCGACTCACATTGGATCAGAATTACCCGAATCCGTTTAATCCCGAAACACTCATTCGGTTTACCCTTCCGGTTACAGGACAGGTTCAATTAACCGTATCCGACATTCTGGGTCGAACACTGGCCACACTGATCAGCGAAACGATGCCGGCAGGCACTCACAATGCCGGATTCAATGCGGCCTCGCTTCCTTCGGGTGTGTATTTCTATCAGCTTCGGTTTAACGGTCAGACCCTGACCCGAAAAATGACCGTTGTGAAATAA
- a CDS encoding helix-turn-helix transcriptional regulator codes for MNPSKDLVAASSIPLVLSILTRGDSYGYEIIRTVEELSGGRWMWSEGMLYPILHKLEEAGWISSWWQPVAGKRKRKYYRIEPAGRQALLDQRYQWLQVHGILEQTWPKESGI; via the coding sequence ATGAACCCATCAAAAGATTTAGTTGCTGCTTCTTCAATTCCGCTGGTTCTCTCCATTCTCACAAGGGGAGATTCATACGGTTATGAAATCATCCGCACGGTGGAAGAACTATCCGGAGGTCGATGGATGTGGTCAGAGGGAATGTTGTATCCCATTCTGCATAAACTTGAGGAAGCTGGCTGGATCAGTTCGTGGTGGCAACCGGTGGCAGGAAAGCGGAAAAGAAAATACTACCGCATCGAACCAGCCGGCCGGCAGGCACTGCTCGATCAGCGGTACCAGTGGTTGCAGGTTCATGGAATTTTGGAACAGACATGGCCAAAGGAGTCAGGGATATGA
- a CDS encoding adenosylhomocysteinase, which produces MITTEVKKLPYKVADMSLADWGRKEIRLAEAEMPGLMALRKKYGQQKPLKGARIAGCLHMTIQTAVLIETLKELGADVTWSSCNIFSTQDHAAAAIAAAGIPVYAWKGMNAEEFDWCIEQTLFFPDGQPLNMILDDGGDLTNMVFDKYPELIAGIKGLSEETTTGVHRLYERMKNGTLPMPAINVNDSVTKSKFDNKYGCRESLVDAIRRATDLMLAGKVAVVAGFGDVGKGSADSLSSAGVRVIVTEIDPICALQAAMEGYEVKTMDKAVVEADIIVTATGNKDIVKPEHFRKMKDKAVVCNIGHFDIEIDMAWLNEKSGAEKITVKPQVDLYRFKDGREIIVLAEGRLVNLGCATGHPSFVMSNSFTNQTLAQLELWNHSDRYENKVYTLPKHLDEMVARLHLEKLGVELETLSKDQADYIGVPVEGPFKPDYYRY; this is translated from the coding sequence ATGATTACGACTGAAGTTAAAAAACTGCCTTATAAAGTCGCCGACATGAGTCTCGCCGACTGGGGCCGGAAGGAAATCCGGCTGGCAGAAGCCGAAATGCCCGGACTGATGGCACTTCGGAAAAAATACGGGCAGCAAAAGCCATTAAAAGGTGCCCGCATTGCAGGCTGTCTGCACATGACCATTCAGACCGCCGTTCTGATTGAAACGCTGAAGGAATTGGGTGCCGATGTGACCTGGTCTTCCTGCAATATTTTTTCCACACAGGACCACGCTGCCGCTGCCATCGCTGCTGCCGGTATTCCCGTTTATGCCTGGAAAGGGATGAATGCAGAAGAATTCGACTGGTGCATCGAACAAACGCTGTTCTTCCCTGACGGACAGCCTCTGAACATGATTCTGGATGATGGCGGAGATCTTACCAACATGGTCTTCGATAAGTATCCCGAACTGATCGCCGGTATCAAAGGTCTTTCAGAAGAAACCACCACCGGTGTTCATCGTTTGTATGAGCGCATGAAAAATGGTACCCTCCCCATGCCGGCCATCAACGTGAACGACTCGGTGACCAAATCGAAGTTTGACAACAAGTACGGTTGCCGTGAATCACTCGTCGATGCCATCCGCCGGGCCACCGATCTGATGCTGGCAGGAAAAGTAGCCGTGGTTGCCGGATTCGGTGACGTGGGTAAGGGTTCTGCCGATTCGCTCAGCAGTGCCGGTGTACGTGTGATTGTCACCGAAATCGATCCGATCTGTGCGCTTCAGGCCGCCATGGAAGGCTATGAAGTGAAGACCATGGATAAGGCCGTGGTCGAAGCAGACATCATCGTAACTGCAACCGGAAACAAGGACATTGTAAAACCTGAACACTTCAGGAAAATGAAGGATAAGGCTGTTGTTTGCAACATCGGACATTTTGATATTGAAATAGACATGGCCTGGTTGAATGAAAAATCCGGAGCGGAAAAAATTACCGTAAAACCGCAGGTGGATCTGTACCGGTTTAAGGACGGACGCGAAATCATTGTCCTGGCCGAAGGTCGACTGGTGAATCTCGGCTGTGCAACCGGCCACCCATCCTTCGTGATGAGCAACTCCTTCACCAACCAGACCCTGGCTCAGCTCGAACTCTGGAATCATTCAGACCGGTACGAGAACAAGGTGTACACCCTTCCCAAGCATCTCGATGAAATGGTGGCCCGTCTTCACCTCGAAAAACTCGGCGTGGAACTCGAAACCCTCTCGAAAGATCAGGCCGATTACATCGGTGTGCCGGTTGAAGGTCCCTTCAAACCGGATTATTACCGGTATTAA
- a CDS encoding methionine adenosyltransferase codes for MSFLFTSESVSEGHPDKVADQISDAILDEMLKGDPTSRVAVETLVTTGLVVIAGEVTTKTYVDFQDVVRKTIKRIGYTQAEYKFEADSCGILNAIHQQSPDIAMGVDTGGAGDQGMMFGYASNETDVLMPAPIFYAHKLVERLAHIRKNEAVMNYLRPDSKSQVTVEYAERGKIKRIHTVVVSTQHDGDVSQKQIREDVIENVVKKVFPADLLDEKTIYHVNPTGRFEIGGPHGDSGLTGRKIIVDTYGGRAAHGGGAFSGKDPSKVDRSAAYAARQIAKTVVAAGLAAECQVQVAYAIGVAQPVSILVETFGTGVIPDSKIAAAVNEVFDMTPRGIITRLDLLKPRYLKTASYGHFGRTDDSFTWEKTNLADDLKKAIK; via the coding sequence ATGTCTTTCCTGTTTACATCCGAATCTGTTTCGGAAGGCCATCCCGATAAAGTTGCGGACCAGATTTCTGACGCAATCCTGGATGAAATGCTCAAAGGCGACCCGACTTCACGGGTTGCAGTCGAAACCCTCGTAACCACCGGTCTGGTGGTCATCGCCGGTGAAGTCACCACCAAAACTTATGTGGATTTTCAGGATGTCGTCCGGAAAACCATTAAACGCATTGGTTATACCCAGGCCGAATACAAATTCGAAGCCGATTCCTGCGGGATTCTGAATGCCATCCATCAGCAGTCACCCGACATTGCCATGGGTGTCGATACCGGCGGTGCCGGTGATCAGGGAATGATGTTCGGTTATGCCAGCAATGAAACCGATGTGCTCATGCCAGCCCCGATTTTCTATGCCCATAAACTGGTTGAACGTCTGGCCCACATCCGCAAAAATGAAGCGGTGATGAATTACCTGCGTCCCGATTCAAAATCACAGGTGACGGTGGAATATGCCGAACGCGGCAAGATCAAGCGGATTCACACCGTGGTGGTTTCGACCCAGCATGATGGGGATGTTTCTCAGAAGCAGATCCGTGAAGATGTGATCGAAAACGTGGTGAAAAAGGTATTCCCGGCCGACCTGCTCGATGAAAAAACCATTTATCACGTCAATCCGACCGGCCGTTTCGAAATCGGGGGTCCGCATGGTGATTCTGGTCTGACCGGCCGTAAGATCATTGTGGATACCTACGGCGGACGTGCAGCCCATGGCGGCGGTGCTTTCTCTGGTAAGGATCCTTCCAAGGTGGATCGCAGTGCAGCGTATGCAGCCCGTCAGATTGCTAAAACCGTTGTGGCAGCTGGTCTGGCTGCGGAATGCCAGGTTCAGGTGGCCTACGCCATCGGTGTGGCTCAGCCGGTATCCATCCTTGTGGAAACTTTCGGAACCGGGGTGATTCCTGATTCAAAAATCGCGGCAGCAGTCAACGAGGTGTTCGACATGACTCCCCGGGGAATCATCACCCGCCTCGATCTTCTCAAGCCACGGTATCTGAAAACGGCCTCCTATGGTCACTTCGGCCGGACGGATGACTCGTTCACCTGGGAAAAGACCAATCTGGCCGACGACCTTAAAAAGGCCATCAAGTAG
- a CDS encoding NTP transferase domain-containing protein — MKAIIPVAGMGSRLRPHTYTLPKVMLSVAGKPIIGHIFDKLIDDGITEATVIIGYMGDVIENYLRKNYKIPIDFVEQPELLGLGHSIWVAQRTFSDTEPIFIILGDTIFDVDLKKVFSEKMSSLGVKYVEDPRRFGVAEVENGLIRKLIEKPEHPTSHLAMVGLYYITNPSHLKESLNYLIDNNIRTKNEYQLTDALQRMIEKGEKFTTFNVEGWYDCGKPETLLHTNQVLLAMKAQQVSMPGVVINSPVFIHPSAKISNSVVGPNASIGENAIIKNSIVRNSIIGSEAKVDASMLEESIVGNGAHIAGRFRRVNVGDMTELDFK, encoded by the coding sequence ATGAAAGCCATTATACCGGTTGCCGGCATGGGCAGCCGCCTGAGACCACACACCTACACCCTTCCCAAAGTCATGCTCAGCGTGGCCGGGAAACCCATCATCGGCCATATTTTCGACAAACTGATCGATGATGGCATTACCGAAGCAACGGTGATCATCGGTTACATGGGTGATGTGATCGAAAATTATCTGCGTAAGAACTACAAAATCCCCATCGATTTCGTCGAACAGCCCGAGCTTCTTGGTCTTGGTCATTCCATCTGGGTGGCTCAGCGTACGTTTTCCGACACAGAACCGATTTTTATCATTCTGGGAGACACCATTTTTGATGTCGATCTTAAGAAGGTATTCAGTGAGAAAATGTCATCGCTCGGCGTGAAATACGTCGAGGATCCCCGCCGGTTTGGTGTGGCCGAGGTTGAAAACGGGCTCATCAGAAAACTGATCGAGAAACCGGAACATCCCACTTCTCATCTGGCCATGGTCGGATTGTACTATATCACCAATCCCTCCCACCTGAAGGAAAGTCTGAATTACCTCATTGACAACAACATCCGCACGAAAAATGAATATCAGCTCACCGATGCCCTTCAGCGGATGATCGAAAAAGGCGAGAAATTCACGACCTTCAACGTGGAAGGCTGGTACGATTGCGGAAAGCCAGAAACCCTGCTGCACACCAATCAGGTTTTGCTGGCTATGAAAGCACAGCAGGTCTCGATGCCCGGGGTGGTGATCAATTCGCCGGTCTTTATTCATCCATCCGCAAAAATTTCCAATTCGGTGGTGGGCCCCAACGCCTCCATTGGGGAAAATGCCATCATTAAAAATTCCATTGTTCGCAATTCCATTATCGGTTCCGAAGCGAAGGTAGATGCCTCGATGCTCGAGGAATCCATCGTTGGTAATGGTGCACACATCGCAGGCCGATTCCGCCGGGTCAATGTGGGCGATATGACCGAACTCGATTTCAAATAA
- a CDS encoding aldehyde dehydrogenase family protein translates to MELSPDLRSIQQARDFLQAAATAQAELKEFSQEQIDRIVKAMAEAGERESERLARLAVDNTGMGRYEDKILKNKFGSRVIYDYIRDMKTVGVIHKSPDGSLWEIAEPMGVIAALIPTTNPTSTAMYKAIIAVKSRNSIVMSPHPRAIQCTAEAARVVREAAEKAGAPKGLIHCMTEVSIDGTDELMKHKLTSVILATGSSAMVRAAQSTGKPAYGVGSGNVPAYVDRTADVDKAVRDIVSSCCFDNGTLCSTERSIIVDEPVKAKVLESLTRYKAAFLSAEDTKKLERLAVPGGKLNADIVGQPATRIAQLAGITVPADTRVLVAEIQSVGKQDPLSMETLSPILSLFTVNGWQEGCKRCIEILQFGGIGHTMSLHASDEKVITEFALKKPAMRIVVNSVSSLGAVGYTTNLAPALTLGCGTWGGSITADNITPIHLLNIKRVAFETRPFHADWLGKAPAEQPAKTGKKEPVVKPYIPKTYSEKPAGTSWIDTIEERLRQKAGNPSVRPTPDPAPAVRPVPAEPATRLVKEPTQTGSSLTPDAIDQLIKKYSKS, encoded by the coding sequence ATGGAACTCAGTCCGGATCTCAGATCCATCCAGCAAGCTCGCGATTTTCTTCAGGCGGCTGCAACGGCACAGGCAGAATTAAAGGAATTTTCTCAGGAGCAGATCGACCGGATTGTCAAAGCCATGGCCGAAGCTGGTGAGCGTGAATCGGAACGGCTCGCCCGTTTAGCCGTGGACAATACCGGCATGGGCCGGTACGAGGATAAAATCCTTAAAAACAAGTTCGGCTCACGGGTGATTTATGACTACATCCGTGACATGAAAACCGTCGGGGTCATTCACAAATCTCCCGATGGATCACTGTGGGAAATTGCCGAACCCATGGGCGTGATCGCAGCCCTGATTCCCACCACCAATCCGACATCCACAGCCATGTATAAAGCCATTATTGCCGTTAAATCGCGCAACAGTATTGTGATGTCGCCTCATCCAAGAGCCATTCAGTGCACCGCAGAGGCTGCCCGGGTCGTCCGGGAGGCCGCCGAGAAAGCCGGCGCCCCCAAAGGCCTGATCCATTGCATGACCGAGGTATCCATTGATGGAACCGACGAACTCATGAAACACAAGCTCACCAGTGTCATTCTGGCAACCGGCTCGAGTGCCATGGTCCGGGCTGCCCAATCCACCGGAAAACCGGCTTATGGGGTTGGGTCAGGTAACGTGCCTGCTTATGTGGACCGTACCGCCGATGTGGATAAAGCTGTGCGCGATATTGTGTCCTCCTGCTGTTTCGATAACGGAACGCTGTGCAGCACCGAACGTTCTATTATTGTGGATGAACCGGTGAAAGCCAAAGTGCTCGAATCCCTTACCCGCTACAAAGCCGCCTTTTTATCTGCAGAGGATACCAAAAAACTGGAGCGCCTTGCCGTTCCCGGTGGCAAACTCAATGCCGATATCGTGGGTCAGCCGGCCACCCGGATTGCACAACTGGCCGGAATTACCGTTCCGGCCGACACCCGCGTGCTGGTAGCCGAAATTCAATCGGTGGGGAAACAGGATCCGCTTTCCATGGAAACATTGTCACCCATCCTGAGTCTGTTCACGGTAAATGGATGGCAGGAAGGATGCAAACGTTGCATCGAGATTCTTCAGTTTGGCGGAATTGGTCACACCATGTCGCTTCATGCAAGCGATGAGAAAGTCATCACCGAATTTGCCCTGAAGAAACCCGCCATGCGGATTGTGGTGAATTCCGTTTCTTCCCTGGGTGCCGTGGGATATACCACCAACCTTGCTCCTGCCCTGACGCTGGGTTGCGGAACCTGGGGCGGAAGCATCACCGCCGATAACATCACTCCGATTCATTTACTGAACATCAAACGGGTGGCTTTTGAAACCCGTCCTTTTCATGCCGACTGGCTTGGAAAAGCACCGGCTGAACAACCAGCGAAAACCGGCAAAAAGGAACCGGTGGTAAAACCCTATATTCCAAAAACGTATTCAGAGAAACCTGCGGGCACTTCCTGGATCGATACCATCGAGGAACGGTTGCGCCAGAAGGCGGGCAATCCGTCGGTCAGACCAACACCTGACCCTGCTCCGGCAGTCAGACCAGTCCCTGCCGAACCTGCCACCAGGCTTGTAAAAGAGCCAACTCAGACGGGATCTTCTCTGACCCCGGATGCCATCGATCAGCTGATCAAAAAATATTCGAAATCCTGA
- a CDS encoding DNA-binding protein, which yields MSQLQIAGVYRLVIRSDKDILESLLAWANENQVTAARFKGSGMLKSATMGFFHQVEKELTTLRVNKPVELINLTGDISEKSGLTEVTGKITIADPEHKVMGGGLVKGNKAFSVEVFIDVFENGSLKRVFESQTGLSTWAE from the coding sequence TTGAGTCAATTGCAGATCGCCGGCGTTTACCGGCTGGTCATCCGGTCAGACAAGGATATTCTGGAAAGTCTACTGGCCTGGGCCAACGAAAACCAGGTTACCGCCGCCCGGTTCAAAGGGTCGGGCATGCTCAAATCGGCCACCATGGGTTTCTTCCATCAGGTCGAAAAGGAACTGACAACGCTCCGGGTGAATAAACCAGTGGAACTGATTAACCTGACAGGCGACATTTCAGAAAAAAGCGGACTGACCGAAGTCACCGGAAAAATCACCATCGCCGACCCGGAGCACAAGGTCATGGGTGGCGGTCTGGTAAAGGGCAACAAGGCCTTTTCGGTGGAAGTGTTTATAGATGTGTTTGAAAATGGCAGTCTGAAACGGGTGTTTGAATCACAAACCGGCCTCAGCACCTGGGCCGAATAA
- a CDS encoding TSUP family transporter, whose translation MDILFLPANEILILLCVVSFVAGYVDAMAGGSGLLTLPALLLAGLPAPYALGTNKLQSSFGSMTASIVYSRHGLVYPQIKGWMFPVAFVASFTGCFVVLHIDPVDMTTLIALVLVVIGGYFLFHKDKEEYTGTLVFSRSAMVLSALIIGFYDGFLGPGTGSFLIFVMLHFFKMDYLHAAANGKFVNWGSNLGALSGFFLAGKVLVLLGLCMGLFMFLGSKMGTGTAIRTGGKLIRPLVVIVSLALVIRLLMQN comes from the coding sequence ATGGATATCCTTTTCCTGCCCGCCAACGAGATACTGATTCTCCTCTGTGTGGTCTCGTTTGTGGCAGGCTACGTTGATGCCATGGCAGGCGGATCGGGCTTGTTGACGCTTCCCGCCCTCCTGCTGGCCGGTTTGCCGGCACCCTACGCTCTTGGCACCAACAAGCTTCAGTCCAGTTTCGGCAGCATGACGGCTTCCATCGTTTATTCGCGCCATGGTCTGGTTTACCCTCAGATAAAAGGCTGGATGTTCCCCGTTGCCTTTGTGGCCTCCTTCACGGGCTGTTTCGTGGTGCTTCACATCGACCCGGTCGATATGACCACCCTGATTGCCCTCGTGCTGGTGGTGATTGGCGGCTACTTTCTGTTTCACAAGGATAAGGAAGAATACACCGGCACGCTGGTATTCAGCCGGTCAGCCATGGTGCTTTCCGCCCTGATCATCGGATTTTATGACGGATTTCTGGGTCCTGGAACCGGGTCCTTTCTCATTTTCGTCATGCTGCATTTTTTTAAAATGGACTACCTGCACGCAGCAGCCAACGGAAAGTTTGTCAACTGGGGATCGAACCTGGGCGCCCTCTCGGGATTTTTTCTGGCCGGTAAAGTGCTGGTTCTGCTTGGACTCTGCATGGGGCTTTTCATGTTTCTGGGTTCAAAAATGGGAACCGGAACCGCCATCCGCACCGGCGGAAAGCTCATCCGGCCCCTCGTGGTCATTGTCTCGCTGGCCCTCGTCATCCGCCTTCTGATGCAGAATTGA
- a CDS encoding deoxyhypusine synthase yields MSSNRKKELLREKVQHIDVTTTDMSSMVDQMAHMAFQARNLANAAHITKKMVDEKECAIILTLAGSLVSAGLRKVIVDLMERNMIDAIVSTGANIVDQDFFEALGFSHYKGTQFLNNDNELRELMIDRIYDTFIDEEDLRYCDDTMEKIANSVEPGVYSSRQFIVEMGKYLVQNQLGTGSIVRTAYEKGIPIFVPAFSDCSAGFGLVSHQWKHPHHQVTIDSVRDFRELTVIKLINPATGIFMMGGGVPKNFVQDIVVCAEVLGFEADMHKYAVQLTVADERDGALSGSTLKEACSWGKVDIADEQMVFGELTTTLPLIANYMVFRGNWKNRKENRFNDKIDSYVIPVTENQEA; encoded by the coding sequence ATGTCATCAAACAGAAAAAAAGAATTACTCAGGGAAAAAGTTCAGCACATCGATGTAACGACCACCGATATGTCTTCAATGGTCGATCAGATGGCTCATATGGCTTTTCAGGCCCGCAATCTGGCCAACGCGGCCCATATCACCAAAAAGATGGTGGATGAAAAAGAATGTGCCATTATTTTGACACTAGCCGGCTCGCTGGTGTCTGCTGGTCTCAGGAAAGTCATTGTCGATCTGATGGAACGCAACATGATCGATGCAATCGTATCAACCGGGGCCAACATTGTGGATCAGGACTTTTTCGAAGCCCTCGGCTTTTCACACTATAAAGGCACCCAGTTTCTGAACAATGATAACGAGCTGCGTGAACTCATGATCGATCGTATCTATGACACGTTCATCGATGAGGAAGACCTGCGGTATTGTGACGATACCATGGAAAAAATTGCCAACAGCGTCGAACCAGGGGTGTATTCCAGCCGCCAGTTCATTGTGGAAATGGGAAAATACCTGGTACAGAACCAACTGGGAACCGGATCCATTGTCCGGACAGCCTATGAAAAGGGGATTCCGATTTTCGTTCCGGCCTTTTCTGACTGCTCGGCTGGTTTCGGACTGGTTTCCCATCAATGGAAACATCCGCACCATCAGGTTACAATCGATTCCGTCCGCGATTTCCGTGAACTGACCGTCATTAAGCTGATCAATCCGGCTACCGGTATTTTCATGATGGGTGGCGGGGTTCCTAAAAATTTCGTTCAGGATATTGTGGTGTGCGCCGAAGTCCTTGGGTTCGAAGCTGACATGCACAAATATGCCGTTCAGCTCACCGTGGCTGATGAACGTGACGGAGCCCTGTCGGGATCAACTCTGAAAGAAGCCTGCTCATGGGGCAAGGTTGATATTGCTGACGAACAGATGGTCTTTGGCGAACTGACCACCACACTGCCGCTGATTGCCAATTACATGGTTTTCCGTGGCAACTGGAAAAACCGGAAGGAAAACCGGTTTAACGATAAGATCGACAGTTATGTCATTCCGGTTACCGAAAATCAGGAAGCCTGA